In Streptomyces thermolilacinus SPC6, a single genomic region encodes these proteins:
- the paaN gene encoding phenylacetic acid degradation protein PaaN → MAAAQLTPAHLSESHRPTLDQALEAIRTRAYWSPHPEHPKAYGENGSLSAAEGLAAHQAVLGSRFELDQPGTDGWTGGEVSPYGPALGVEYPHADIEVLLPAMRAGMGAWRDAGAETRALVCLEILARISARTHEFAHAVMHTSGQAFMMAFQAGGPHAQDRGLEAVAYAYAEQTRTPQDAEWSKPQGKRDPLELRKTFTPVGRGIALMIGCNTFPTWNGYPGLFASLATGNAVLVKPHPRAVLPLALTVRIARDVLAEAGFDPNLVALAAERPGEGIAKTLAVRPEVRIIDYTGSTEFGDWLETNARQAQVYTEKAGVNTVVVDSTDNYKGMLANLAFSLSLYSGQMCTTPQNLLIPRDGIATDAGHKSYDEVVTDLAAAVDGLLGDDARANGLLGALVNPDVKARLEAAAGLGEVALPSREVTNPDFPEAVVRTPLMVKLDGAKPDAEAAYMSECFGPVSFAVAVDSTADALELLRRTVREKGAMTVGAYTTSPDVERAVEEVCLEESAQLSLNLTGGVYVNQTAAFSDFHGSGGNPAANAALCDSAFVANRFRVVEVRRPA, encoded by the coding sequence ATGGCCGCCGCGCAGCTGACCCCCGCCCACCTGTCCGAGAGCCACCGGCCCACGCTCGATCAGGCGCTGGAGGCGATCCGCACCCGCGCCTACTGGTCGCCGCACCCGGAGCACCCGAAGGCGTACGGGGAGAACGGCTCGCTGAGCGCCGCCGAGGGCCTCGCCGCCCACCAGGCGGTCCTCGGTTCCCGCTTCGAGCTGGACCAGCCCGGCACGGACGGCTGGACGGGCGGCGAGGTCTCGCCGTACGGCCCCGCGCTCGGCGTCGAGTATCCGCACGCGGACATCGAGGTGCTGCTCCCGGCGATGCGCGCCGGTATGGGCGCCTGGCGGGACGCGGGCGCGGAGACACGCGCGCTGGTCTGCCTGGAGATCCTGGCCCGGATCAGCGCCCGGACGCACGAGTTCGCGCACGCGGTGATGCACACCAGCGGGCAGGCGTTCATGATGGCGTTCCAGGCGGGCGGCCCGCACGCGCAGGACCGCGGCCTGGAGGCGGTGGCGTACGCGTACGCGGAGCAGACCCGCACGCCGCAGGACGCCGAGTGGTCCAAGCCGCAGGGCAAGCGGGACCCGCTGGAGCTGCGCAAGACGTTCACCCCGGTCGGCCGGGGCATCGCCCTGATGATCGGCTGCAACACCTTCCCGACGTGGAACGGCTACCCGGGCCTGTTCGCCTCGCTGGCGACGGGGAACGCGGTCCTGGTCAAGCCGCACCCGCGCGCGGTGCTGCCGCTCGCCCTGACCGTGCGGATCGCGCGGGACGTGCTGGCGGAGGCGGGCTTCGACCCGAACCTGGTGGCCCTGGCCGCCGAGCGCCCCGGCGAGGGCATCGCCAAGACGCTGGCCGTCCGCCCCGAGGTCCGGATCATCGACTACACGGGCTCGACGGAGTTCGGCGACTGGCTGGAGACCAACGCCCGCCAGGCCCAGGTGTACACGGAGAAGGCCGGTGTCAACACGGTCGTCGTGGACTCCACGGACAACTACAAGGGCATGCTGGCCAACCTCGCCTTCTCGCTGTCCCTGTACAGCGGCCAGATGTGCACCACTCCGCAGAACCTGCTCATCCCCCGCGACGGCATCGCCACCGACGCCGGCCACAAGTCGTACGACGAGGTGGTCACCGACCTCGCCGCCGCCGTGGACGGCCTGCTGGGCGACGACGCGCGGGCGAACGGCCTGCTGGGCGCCCTGGTGAACCCCGATGTGAAGGCCCGCCTGGAGGCGGCCGCCGGTCTGGGCGAGGTCGCCCTGCCGTCCCGCGAGGTCACCAACCCGGACTTCCCCGAGGCCGTGGTGCGCACGCCGCTGATGGTCAAGCTGGACGGCGCCAAGCCGGACGCTGAGGCCGCCTACATGTCGGAGTGCTTCGGCCCGGTCTCCTTCGCCGTCGCCGTGGACTCCACCGCCGACGCGCTGGAGCTGCTGCGGCGTACGGTCCGCGAGAAGGGCGCCATGACCGTCGGCGCGTACACGACCTCGCCGGACGTGGAGCGCGCGGTCGAGGAGGTCTGCCTGGAGGAGTCGGCGCAGCTGTCGCTGAACCTGACGGGCGGGGTCTACGTCAACCAGACCGCCGCGTTCTCCGACTTCCACGGCTCCGGCGGCAACCCGGCCGCGAACGCCGCCCTGTGCGACAGCGCCTTCGTGGCGAACCGCTTCCGGGTGGTGGAGGTCCGCCGCCCGGCGTGA
- a CDS encoding TetR/AcrR family transcriptional regulator has protein sequence MTTVRRDTYTPETLLSVAVRVFNERGYDGTSMEHLSKAAGISKSSIYHHVSGKEELLRRAVSRALDGLFAVLDEDPATRGRAVERVEYVTRRTVEVLVDELPYVTLLLRVRGNTRTERWALERRREFDHRIAELMKAAAAEGDLRSDVDIKIATRLLFGMVNSLVEWYRPQPGDGADGRQVAETVARLAFDGLRTTR, from the coding sequence ATGACCACCGTCAGGCGCGACACGTACACGCCCGAGACGCTGCTGTCGGTCGCCGTGCGGGTCTTCAACGAGCGCGGCTACGACGGCACGTCCATGGAGCACCTGTCCAAGGCGGCCGGGATCTCCAAGTCGTCGATCTACCACCATGTCTCGGGGAAGGAGGAGCTGCTGCGGCGGGCGGTCAGCCGCGCGCTGGACGGGCTGTTCGCCGTCCTGGACGAGGACCCCGCCACGCGCGGGCGTGCGGTGGAGCGGGTCGAGTACGTCACGCGGCGCACGGTCGAGGTGCTGGTGGACGAACTGCCGTACGTGACCCTGCTGCTGAGGGTCCGGGGCAACACACGGACCGAGCGCTGGGCGCTGGAGCGGCGCCGCGAGTTCGACCACCGCATAGCCGAGCTGATGAAGGCCGCGGCGGCGGAGGGCGACCTGCGCTCCGACGTGGACATAAAGATCGCGACCAGGCTGCTGTTCGGCATGGTCAACTCGCTGGTGGAGTGGTACCGCCCGCAGCCCGGCGACGGAGCCGACGGCCGTCAGGTCGCGGAGACGGTGGCCCGCCTGGCCTTCGACGGCCTGCGCACCACCCGCTGA
- a CDS encoding TrmH family RNA methyltransferase — protein sequence MSSDTQADIPLQYDDGYGPQVGVGPHPLPWPEDERYDRELLAQGDRRNVVDRYRYWTREAIVADLDTRRHDFHVAVENWGHDFNIGSVVRTANAFLAKEVHIVGRRRWNRRGAMVTDRYQHVRHHPDTESLTAWAEAEGLPIIGIDNLPGAVPLERTELPRRCVLLFGQEGPGLTEEARKHARVVCSIAQFGSTRSINAGAAAAIAMHAWVQRYAEIDGTPA from the coding sequence GTGAGCAGCGACACCCAGGCGGACATCCCCCTCCAGTACGACGACGGCTACGGCCCCCAGGTCGGCGTCGGGCCGCACCCCCTGCCCTGGCCCGAGGACGAGCGGTACGACCGCGAGCTGCTCGCCCAGGGCGACCGGCGCAACGTCGTCGACCGCTACCGGTACTGGACGCGCGAGGCGATCGTCGCCGACCTGGACACCCGCCGCCACGACTTCCACGTGGCCGTGGAGAACTGGGGCCACGACTTCAACATCGGGTCGGTCGTCCGCACGGCCAACGCCTTCCTGGCGAAGGAGGTCCACATCGTGGGCCGCCGCCGCTGGAACCGGCGCGGCGCGATGGTCACCGACCGGTACCAGCATGTGCGCCACCACCCGGACACGGAGTCGCTGACGGCCTGGGCCGAGGCGGAGGGGCTGCCGATCATCGGCATCGACAACCTGCCGGGCGCGGTGCCGCTGGAGCGCACCGAGCTGCCGCGCCGCTGTGTGCTGCTGTTCGGGCAGGAGGGGCCGGGCCTCACCGAGGAGGCGCGGAAGCACGCGCGGGTGGTGTGCTCCATCGCGCAGTTCGGCTCGACCCGGTCCATCAACGCGGGGGCCGCCGCCGCGATCGCCATGCACGCCTGGGTCCAGCGGTACGCGGAGATCGACGGCACCCCCGCCTGA
- a CDS encoding 3-hydroxyacyl-CoA dehydrogenase, with translation MTDTGATTRAAGTAVERDRTVAVVGAGTMGQGIAQVALVAGHPVRLYDAAPGRAEQAAESLLGRLDRLVTKGRLAQEDRDAAAGRLHPASGLDELADAALVVEAIVERLDVKQQLFTDLEKVVDDDCLLATNTSSLSITAIGGALRLPGRFVGMHFFNPAPLLPLVEVVSGFATDIASATRAYETARAWGKTPVACADTPGFIVNRLARPFYAEAFAVYEEQGADPATIDAVLRESGGFRMGAFELTDLIGHDVNEAVTRSVWEAFFQDPRFRPSLAQRRLVEAGMLGRKTGRGWYTYDEQGAHRPEPHTADPADPPAYVVVEGDLAPFGELLDMIREAGITLREEEEDHGTRLELPSGGQLAPADGQTSVEFRDVVYFDLALDYRKATRIALAAGPDTSPETLDQAIGLFQALGKKVSVIADVPGMIVARTVARLIDLAYEAVAKGVATEEDIDTAMRLGVNYPLGPIEWSRKLGRGWAYGVLEEMHERDPSGRYAPSLAHYRHSYADKQWENE, from the coding sequence ATGACCGACACAGGCGCCACCACACGGGCGGCCGGGACCGCCGTCGAACGAGACCGCACCGTCGCCGTCGTCGGCGCGGGGACCATGGGCCAGGGAATCGCGCAGGTCGCGCTGGTCGCCGGCCACCCCGTACGCCTCTACGACGCCGCCCCCGGCCGCGCCGAGCAGGCCGCCGAGTCGCTCCTCGGGCGGCTGGACCGGCTGGTCACCAAGGGCCGCCTCGCCCAGGAGGACCGGGACGCCGCCGCGGGCCGCCTCCACCCCGCCTCGGGGCTGGACGAGCTGGCCGACGCCGCACTCGTCGTCGAGGCGATCGTCGAGCGCCTCGACGTCAAGCAGCAGCTGTTCACGGACCTGGAGAAGGTCGTGGACGACGACTGCCTCCTGGCCACCAACACCTCCTCGCTGTCCATCACGGCCATCGGCGGGGCGCTGCGCCTCCCCGGCCGCTTCGTCGGCATGCACTTCTTCAACCCGGCGCCGCTGCTGCCGCTGGTCGAGGTCGTCAGCGGCTTCGCGACGGACATCGCCTCCGCCACGCGCGCGTACGAGACGGCCCGCGCCTGGGGCAAGACCCCGGTGGCCTGCGCCGACACCCCCGGCTTCATCGTCAACCGGCTCGCCCGCCCCTTCTACGCCGAGGCGTTCGCGGTCTACGAGGAGCAGGGCGCCGACCCGGCCACCATCGACGCCGTCCTGCGCGAGTCCGGCGGCTTCCGCATGGGCGCCTTCGAGCTGACCGACCTGATCGGCCACGACGTCAACGAGGCGGTGACCCGGTCCGTCTGGGAGGCGTTCTTCCAGGACCCGCGGTTCCGCCCCTCGCTCGCGCAGCGGCGCCTGGTCGAGGCCGGGATGCTGGGCCGCAAGACCGGGCGCGGCTGGTACACGTACGACGAGCAGGGCGCCCACCGCCCGGAGCCGCACACGGCCGACCCGGCCGACCCGCCCGCGTACGTCGTGGTCGAGGGCGACCTCGCGCCCTTCGGCGAGCTGCTCGACATGATCCGGGAGGCCGGGATCACCCTCCGCGAGGAGGAAGAGGACCACGGCACGCGCCTGGAGCTGCCCAGCGGCGGCCAGCTCGCCCCCGCGGACGGGCAGACGTCCGTCGAGTTCCGCGACGTCGTCTACTTCGACCTCGCCCTGGACTACCGGAAGGCGACGCGCATCGCGCTGGCCGCGGGGCCCGACACGTCCCCGGAGACGCTCGACCAGGCGATCGGCCTGTTCCAGGCGCTCGGCAAGAAGGTCAGCGTCATCGCCGACGTGCCCGGCATGATCGTCGCCAGGACCGTGGCGCGGCTCATCGACCTCGCGTACGAGGCGGTGGCCAAGGGCGTCGCCACGGAGGAGGACATCGACACGGCGATGCGGCTCGGCGTCAACTACCCGCTGGGGCCCATCGAGTGGAGCCGCAAGCTCGGCCGCGGCTGGGCGTACGGCGTCCTGGAGGAGATGCACGAGCGCGACCCCTCCGGCCGCTACGCGCCCTCCCTGGCGCACTACCGCCACTCCTACGCCGACAAGCAGTGGGAGAACGAGTGA
- a CDS encoding alpha-ketoacid dehydrogenase subunit beta, translated as MTTVAARTAAKPATMAQALQRAMRDAMAEDPNVIVMGEDVGTLGGVFRVTDGLAKEFGEDRCTDTPLAEAGILGTAVGMAIYGMRPVVEMQFDAFAYPAFEQLLSHVAKMRNRTRGAMPMPLVVRVPYGGGIGGVEHHSDSSEAYYMATPGLHVVTPATVEDAYGLLRAAIASDDPVVFLEPKRLYWSKSDWSPESPAAVEPIGRAVVRRAGRSATLITYGPSLPVCMEAAEAAQAEGWDLEVVDLRSLVPFDDETVCASVRRTGRAIVVHEATGFAGPGAEIAARVSERCFHHLEAPVLRVTGFDIPYPPPMLERHHLPGVDRVLDAVARLQWEAQS; from the coding sequence ATGACCACCGTGGCAGCCAGGACGGCGGCCAAGCCCGCCACCATGGCGCAGGCCCTCCAGCGGGCCATGCGCGACGCGATGGCCGAGGACCCGAACGTGATCGTCATGGGCGAGGACGTCGGCACGCTCGGCGGTGTCTTCCGCGTCACTGACGGGCTCGCCAAGGAGTTCGGCGAGGACCGCTGCACGGACACCCCGCTCGCCGAGGCGGGCATCCTCGGCACGGCCGTCGGCATGGCCATCTACGGCATGCGGCCGGTCGTCGAGATGCAGTTCGACGCGTTCGCGTACCCGGCGTTCGAGCAGCTGCTCAGCCATGTCGCCAAGATGCGCAACCGCACGCGCGGCGCCATGCCGATGCCGCTGGTCGTCCGCGTCCCGTACGGCGGCGGCATCGGCGGCGTCGAGCACCACAGCGACTCCTCCGAGGCGTACTACATGGCGACCCCGGGCCTCCATGTCGTCACCCCGGCGACGGTCGAGGACGCCTACGGCCTGCTGCGCGCCGCCATCGCCTCCGACGACCCGGTCGTCTTCCTGGAGCCGAAGCGGCTGTACTGGTCGAAGTCCGACTGGTCGCCGGAGAGCCCGGCCGCGGTGGAGCCGATCGGCCGCGCCGTGGTGCGCCGCGCCGGCCGGAGCGCCACGCTCATCACGTACGGCCCGTCCCTGCCGGTCTGCATGGAGGCCGCCGAGGCCGCACAGGCGGAGGGCTGGGACCTGGAGGTCGTGGATCTGCGCTCGCTGGTGCCGTTCGACGACGAGACCGTCTGCGCGTCGGTACGGCGCACGGGCCGCGCGATCGTCGTCCACGAGGCCACCGGCTTCGCGGGGCCGGGCGCGGAGATCGCCGCGCGGGTCAGCGAGCGGTGCTTCCACCACCTGGAGGCGCCGGTGCTGCGGGTGACCGGGTTCGACATCCCCTACCCGCCGCCGATGCTGGAGCGGCACCACCTGCCGGGGGTGGACCGCGTCCTGGACGCCGTCGCCCGGCTCCAGTGGGAGGCGCAGAGCTGA
- a CDS encoding NTP transferase domain-containing protein: MTRFDAVVLAGGAARRLGGANKPGLSVGGRTLLDRVLHACRDAGRSVVVGGRRPTARPVVWAREEPPGGGPVAALAAGVRHVEADTVVVLGGDLPFLDHAAVRRLVDTLASSSAEAVLAVDAGGRDQPLVAAYRTEPLRREIALLATEHGPLSGLPLRLLTQELDLARVPSQPLASFDCDTWEDLAAARARIREHGNVLDEWITAVKAELGIELDVDTALLLDLARDAAHGVARPAAPLTTFLVGYAAAKAEGQGPQAVAEAARKAAALADRWANEAEAG, encoded by the coding sequence GTGACCCGATTTGACGCCGTCGTGCTGGCAGGAGGCGCCGCGAGGCGTCTTGGTGGCGCGAACAAGCCCGGCCTCAGCGTCGGTGGGCGCACCCTGCTCGACCGGGTGCTGCACGCCTGCCGTGACGCCGGACGGTCCGTGGTGGTCGGCGGCCGCCGCCCGACCGCCCGGCCCGTCGTCTGGGCGCGCGAGGAGCCGCCCGGAGGCGGCCCCGTCGCCGCCCTGGCAGCCGGGGTGCGGCACGTCGAGGCGGACACGGTCGTCGTCCTCGGCGGCGACCTGCCGTTCCTGGACCACGCGGCCGTACGACGTCTCGTGGACACGCTCGCCTCGTCGTCCGCCGAGGCCGTCCTGGCCGTCGACGCGGGCGGCCGCGACCAGCCCCTCGTCGCCGCCTACCGCACCGAACCGCTGCGCCGCGAGATCGCTCTCCTCGCCACCGAGCACGGCCCTCTCTCCGGGTTGCCCCTGCGCCTGCTGACGCAGGAACTCGACCTCGCCCGGGTCCCCTCCCAGCCGCTCGCCTCCTTCGACTGCGACACCTGGGAGGACCTCGCCGCGGCCCGGGCCCGCATCAGGGAGCATGGGAACGTGCTGGACGAATGGATCACCGCGGTCAAGGCCGAGCTCGGCATCGAGCTCGACGTCGATACCGCCCTGCTGCTCGACCTGGCCCGCGACGCCGCCCACGGCGTCGCCAGGCCCGCCGCGCCGCTCACCACGTTCCTCGTGGGATACGCGGCGGCCAAGGCGGAGGGCCAGGGCCCGCAGGCCGTGGCGGAGGCGGCCCGCAAGGCGGCCGCGCTGGCGGACCGCTGGGCGAACGAGGCCGAAGCGGGATGA
- a CDS encoding HTTM domain-containing protein produces MNPTSVPAPRREGAHLRLARAVQRVTGTVLGPYQSAVVRIGFSATWLLFLLREFPHRHELYGPDGPWGWDMARQLIADNHSFTVLMWSDSALWFEAVYALAVVSSALLLVGWRTRATSALFMVGVLSLQNRSVFMGDGGDNVLHLMAIYLVLTRCGHVWSLDARRRARRPEGGGSDPVGVALWAVLGLGPVAATLFQDKSGEPWIVVLLWLLWLAQGAWWLVCRFAPGQPRILLDVLANLLHNATLAVIMAEVCLIYATAGWYKIQGSRWQDGTALYYPLNLDYFSPWPAVSDLLAGASVVVMLITYGTVIVQVAFPFTLFNRRVKNVLLAVMIMEHAGIAVLLGLPAFSLAMITADAVFLPTVFLLWLEGRARHVGGRLRSRRTVEREERGPGPDAPAPRTLVG; encoded by the coding sequence GTGAACCCGACCAGCGTCCCCGCGCCCCGCAGGGAAGGCGCCCATCTGCGCCTCGCCCGCGCCGTCCAGCGCGTCACCGGCACCGTCCTCGGGCCGTACCAGAGCGCGGTCGTCCGGATCGGCTTCTCCGCGACCTGGCTGCTGTTCCTCCTCCGCGAGTTCCCCCACCGCCACGAGCTGTACGGCCCCGATGGCCCCTGGGGCTGGGACATGGCGCGGCAGCTGATCGCGGACAACCACTCCTTCACCGTCCTGATGTGGTCGGACTCCGCCCTGTGGTTCGAGGCCGTCTACGCGCTTGCCGTGGTCTCCAGCGCGCTGCTGCTGGTCGGCTGGCGCACCCGGGCCACGTCCGCGCTGTTCATGGTGGGGGTCCTGTCGCTGCAGAACCGGTCCGTCTTCATGGGCGACGGCGGCGACAACGTCCTGCACCTCATGGCGATCTACCTCGTCCTCACCCGCTGCGGACACGTCTGGTCGCTGGACGCCCGCCGCCGGGCCCGGCGCCCGGAAGGCGGCGGCTCCGATCCGGTGGGGGTGGCGCTGTGGGCGGTGCTGGGTCTCGGCCCGGTGGCGGCGACGCTGTTCCAGGACAAGAGCGGCGAGCCGTGGATCGTGGTGCTGCTGTGGCTGCTGTGGCTCGCCCAGGGGGCGTGGTGGCTGGTGTGCCGCTTCGCTCCCGGCCAGCCGCGCATCCTGCTCGACGTCCTCGCCAACCTGCTGCACAACGCGACGCTCGCGGTGATCATGGCGGAGGTCTGCCTGATCTACGCGACGGCCGGCTGGTACAAGATCCAGGGCTCGCGCTGGCAGGACGGCACCGCCCTGTACTACCCGCTGAACCTCGACTACTTCTCCCCGTGGCCCGCCGTCTCCGACCTGCTGGCCGGTGCCAGCGTGGTCGTCATGCTCATCACCTACGGCACGGTGATCGTGCAGGTCGCCTTCCCGTTCACCTTGTTCAACCGCCGGGTCAAGAACGTGCTGCTGGCCGTGATGATCATGGAGCACGCCGGGATCGCGGTGCTGCTCGGACTGCCGGCCTTCTCCCTGGCCATGATCACCGCGGACGCGGTCTTCCTGCCGACGGTGTTCCTGCTGTGGCTGGAGGGCCGGGCCCGCCACGTCGGCGGGCGGCTGCGGTCCCGCAGGACCGTGGAGCGGGAGGAGCGGGGCCCGGGCCCGGACGCGCCCGCTCCCCGTACTCTCGTCGGGTGA
- the pdhA gene encoding pyruvate dehydrogenase (acetyl-transferring) E1 component subunit alpha has product MTVQELPGAASYRPTPPPAWKPRTDPAPLLPDPEPYRVLGTDAAADFAPDVLRRLYTELVRGRRYNTQATALTKQGRLAVYPSSTGQEACEVAAALVLEDQDWLFPSYRDTLAAVARGLDPVEALTLLRGDWHTGYDPREHRIAPLCTPLATQLPHAVGLAHAARLKGDDVVALAMIGDGGTSEGDFHEALNFAAVWQAPVVFLVQNNGFAISVPLHKQTAAPSLAHKAVGYGMPGRLVDGNDAAAVHQVLSEAVARARRGGGPTLVEAVTYRIDAHTNADDATRYRGSAEVEAWRRHDPVKLLERELTERGLIDEDGIQEAAGRAEEMAARLRERMNADAVLNPMDLFTHVYAEQTAQLREQAAQLRAELDAEAEGDDR; this is encoded by the coding sequence ATGACGGTCCAAGAGCTGCCCGGCGCGGCCTCTTACCGGCCCACCCCGCCCCCGGCGTGGAAACCGCGCACGGACCCCGCGCCGCTGCTCCCAGACCCCGAGCCGTACCGGGTGCTGGGCACGGACGCGGCCGCCGACTTCGCGCCCGACGTCCTGCGCAGGCTGTACACCGAGCTTGTGCGCGGCCGCCGGTACAACACGCAGGCGACCGCGCTCACCAAGCAGGGCCGCCTCGCCGTGTACCCGTCCAGCACGGGCCAGGAGGCCTGTGAGGTGGCGGCGGCGCTCGTCCTGGAGGACCAGGACTGGCTGTTCCCGTCGTACCGGGACACCCTGGCGGCCGTGGCGCGCGGACTGGACCCCGTCGAGGCGCTGACACTGCTCCGGGGCGACTGGCACACCGGGTACGACCCGCGCGAGCACCGCATCGCCCCCCTGTGCACCCCGCTCGCCACGCAGCTCCCCCACGCCGTGGGCCTGGCCCACGCGGCCCGCCTCAAGGGCGACGACGTCGTGGCGCTGGCCATGATCGGCGACGGCGGCACCAGCGAGGGCGACTTCCACGAGGCGCTGAACTTCGCCGCCGTATGGCAGGCACCCGTCGTCTTCCTCGTGCAGAACAACGGCTTCGCGATCTCCGTACCGCTCCACAAGCAGACCGCGGCCCCCTCGCTCGCCCACAAGGCCGTCGGGTACGGCATGCCCGGCCGCCTGGTCGACGGGAACGACGCGGCTGCCGTCCACCAGGTGCTCTCCGAGGCGGTGGCCCGCGCCCGGCGCGGCGGCGGCCCCACGCTGGTGGAGGCCGTGACGTACCGCATCGACGCCCACACGAACGCCGACGACGCGACCCGCTACCGGGGGAGCGCCGAGGTGGAGGCCTGGCGGCGGCACGACCCCGTGAAGCTGCTGGAGCGCGAGCTGACGGAGCGTGGCCTCATCGACGAGGACGGCATCCAGGAGGCGGCCGGCCGGGCCGAGGAGATGGCGGCGCGGCTGCGCGAGCGGATGAACGCCGACGCCGTGCTCAACCCGATGGACCTGTTCACCCATGTCTACGCGGAGCAGACCGCGCAGCTGCGGGAGCAGGCCGCGCAGCTGCGGGCCGAGCTGGACGCCGAAGCGGAAGGTGACGACCGATGA
- a CDS encoding dihydrolipoamide acetyltransferase family protein, whose product MAQVLEFKLPDLGEGLTEAEIVRWLVSVGDVVAIDQPVVEVETAKAMVEVPCPYGGVVTARYGEEGEELPVGAPLLTVAVGAQETPAASPSASGRGADGAASAGASGDSAKSADEGSGNVLVGYGTSTSTTRRRRVRPAPIAASAAPAAPAVTPAAAAPVTAPASAPVSAAPVPSAPVPSAPVPSAPVDGPVPVISPLVRKLARERGIDLRQLRGSGPDGLILRADVERASAAAQAPADTAPARPAASAAPAGTAVAERVPLRGVRGAVADKLTRSRQEIPDATCWVDADATELMAARAAMNAAGGPKISLLALLARICTAALARYPELNSRVDLEAREIVRLSEVHLGFAAQTDRGLVVPVVRDAHTRSAEDLTAEFGRLTEVARAGQLTPADLTGGTFTLNNYGVFGVDGSTPIINHPEAAMLGVGRIIPKPWVHNGELAVRQVVQLSLTFDHRVCDGGTAGGFLRYVADCVEHPAVLLRTL is encoded by the coding sequence ATGGCCCAGGTGCTGGAGTTCAAGCTGCCGGACCTCGGTGAGGGCCTCACCGAGGCCGAGATCGTGCGCTGGCTCGTCTCGGTCGGCGATGTCGTCGCCATCGACCAGCCGGTCGTGGAGGTCGAGACCGCCAAGGCGATGGTGGAGGTGCCCTGCCCCTACGGCGGTGTCGTCACCGCCCGCTACGGCGAGGAGGGCGAGGAGCTGCCCGTCGGCGCCCCGCTGCTGACCGTCGCCGTCGGAGCCCAGGAGACGCCCGCCGCGTCACCGTCCGCCTCCGGCCGGGGCGCGGACGGCGCCGCCTCGGCGGGCGCGTCCGGCGACTCCGCCAAGTCCGCGGACGAGGGCTCGGGGAACGTGCTGGTCGGGTACGGCACGAGCACCTCGACCACCCGCAGGCGACGCGTCCGCCCGGCCCCGATCGCCGCCTCGGCGGCCCCGGCCGCGCCCGCCGTCACCCCGGCCGCCGCTGCCCCCGTCACGGCCCCGGCCTCCGCCCCGGTGTCCGCCGCGCCGGTGCCCTCCGCGCCGGTGCCCTCCGCGCCGGTGCCCTCCGCGCCGGTGGACGGGCCCGTCCCGGTGATCTCGCCGCTCGTGCGCAAGCTCGCCCGGGAGCGCGGCATCGACCTGCGGCAGCTGCGCGGCTCCGGCCCCGACGGGCTGATCCTGCGGGCCGACGTCGAGCGCGCCTCGGCCGCCGCGCAGGCCCCGGCGGACACCGCACCGGCCCGGCCCGCGGCCTCCGCCGCACCGGCGGGGACCGCCGTCGCCGAGCGGGTGCCGCTGCGCGGGGTGCGCGGCGCCGTCGCGGACAAGCTGACCCGCAGCCGCCAGGAGATCCCCGACGCCACCTGCTGGGTCGATGCCGACGCGACGGAGCTCATGGCGGCACGGGCCGCGATGAACGCCGCCGGGGGGCCGAAGATCTCCCTGCTGGCGCTGCTGGCCCGGATCTGCACGGCCGCGCTCGCCCGCTACCCGGAGCTGAACTCCCGGGTGGACCTGGAGGCCCGCGAGATCGTCCGGCTGTCCGAGGTGCACCTGGGCTTCGCCGCCCAGACCGACCGCGGCCTGGTCGTGCCCGTCGTCCGTGACGCGCACACCCGCTCGGCCGAGGACCTCACGGCCGAGTTCGGCCGCCTCACCGAGGTGGCGCGCGCGGGCCAGCTGACCCCGGCCGACCTGACGGGGGGCACGTTCACGCTGAACAACTACGGCGTGTTCGGCGTCGACGGCTCCACACCGATCATCAACCACCCCGAGGCGGCGATGCTCGGCGTCGGCCGGATCATCCCGAAGCCGTGGGTGCACAACGGGGAGCTGGCGGTCCGCCAGGTCGTCCAACTGTCCCTCACGTTCGACCACCGCGTGTGCGACGGCGGCACGGCGGGCGGGTTCCTGCGGTACGTCGCCGACTGCGTGGAGCACCCGGCGGTGCTGCTGCGCACCCTGTAG
- a CDS encoding Lrp/AsnC family transcriptional regulator, protein MADGREQAAQGDDRLPPPRPLDSIDRDILRILQTDGRASIRSVAERVHVSRANAYARINRLIDDGVIRGFSARVNHERAGQGASAYITLKIVQNSWRTVREQLRALPGAAHIALVSGDFDVLLLVHTPDNRTLRELVLTKLQSIPEVLSTRTLLVFEETDLNRKPAPDEI, encoded by the coding sequence ATGGCCGATGGCCGGGAGCAGGCGGCACAGGGCGACGACCGCCTGCCGCCGCCACGGCCGCTGGACTCCATCGACCGCGACATCCTCCGGATCCTCCAGACGGATGGCCGGGCGTCGATACGGTCGGTGGCCGAGCGGGTCCACGTGTCGCGGGCGAACGCGTACGCGCGGATCAACCGGCTCATCGACGACGGGGTGATCCGCGGCTTCAGCGCCCGCGTCAACCACGAGCGTGCGGGTCAGGGCGCGTCGGCGTACATCACGCTCAAGATCGTGCAGAACTCGTGGCGCACGGTCCGCGAGCAGCTCAGGGCGCTTCCGGGCGCCGCGCACATCGCCCTGGTGAGCGGGGACTTCGACGTGCTGCTGCTGGTGCACACGCCGGACAACCGCACGCTGCGCGAACTGGTGCTGACCAAGCTCCAGTCGATCCCGGAGGTACTGTCCACGCGCACGCTGCTGGTCTTCGAGGAGACGGACCTCAACCGCAAGCCGGCGCCGGACGAGATCTGA